One stretch of Pyrenophora tritici-repentis strain M4 chromosome 4, whole genome shotgun sequence DNA includes these proteins:
- a CDS encoding UPF0220 multi-domain protein gives MEESNRLFRFPKPAWMNSANTRTAGVYISGALFALGFYTLIDISVWSKSAMNGSDPRVNITFIDWIPGICSALGMLVINSIDKSRLSADSFSYSGNGVAWKARLVLFLGFALLAGGLAGSVVVMVMKFIVTEHTWPTIWMGIGNVIANALIMLSSAVLWVAQNMEDEYTYNLAL, from the exons ATGGAAGAATCGAATCGCCTCTTCCGCTTCCCCAAGCCAGCATGGATGAACAGCGCGAACACGCGGACAGCCGGCGTCTACATATCGGGAGCTTTG TTCGCCCTGGGATTCTACACGCTCATCGACATCTCAGTATGGTCCAAGTCGGCCATGAACGGGTCGGACCCGCGCGTCAACATCACCTTCATCGACTGGATCCCCGGCATCTGCAGCGCCCTCGGCATGCTCGTTATCAACAGCATCGACAAGTCGCGCCTGTCGGCCGACAGCTTCTCGTACTCTGGGAACGGTGTGGCGTGGAAGGCGAGGCTGGTGCTTTTTCTGGGCTTTGCGCTGCTGGCCGGCGGCCTGGCGGGTAGTGTGGTGGTCATGGTTATGAAGTTTATTGTTACTGAGCATACGTGGCCGACCATCTGGATGGGCATTGGCAATGTGATTGCGAATGCGTTGATTATGTTGAG TTCGGCTGTTCTTTGGGTTGCGCAGAACATGGAGGATGAATATACCTACAATCTGGCGTTGTAA
- a CDS encoding hydrolase alpha-beta-hydrolase protein, with amino-acid sequence MTYLSWLLGHSTTTYTSHPTPHPLLTKTGQKTSLPSLAQASIPPCRLNPLLFNGHLQTMYTARPDPGPPIYYKRQIYHSDHRVYPGTFAVDFVVSKEDGEAAAAQEGKGDDNDADELPERTTNFSNEEWDAIASTDTKPMIIALHGLTGGSHEVYLRETLAPLTAAGWTACVVNGRGCALSKISTPQLFNSRATWDIRQTIKHLRTLFPNRPLYGVGFSLGANILTNYCGEEGSRCVLRAAVACSNPWNLEVCNVELQRTWLGLHVYSRTMGRNLMGLFHRHRAQITQISDIDVDALLKSKYLHEFDRHVQCPTWGYPTEGAYYRDSQSVDAVLSIRIPFLGINAEDDPISSKAGLPTEEVKRNPYTLLCTTDWGGHLGSFMWGGGRWFACATAAVLRKVDEEVDFEKSGEMQGEEVDMGGLEGKKWPVFDPNHRRLILPDA; translated from the coding sequence ATGACATATCTATCCTGGCTCCTCGGCCACTCCACCACAACCTACACATCCCACCCAACCCCCCACCCACTCCTCACCAAAACCGGTCAAAAAacctccctcccctccctcGCCCAAGCCTCCATCCCACCATGCCGTCTAAACCCGCTCCTCTTCAACGGCCACCTTCAAACCATGTACACCGCGCGCCCAGACCCCGGTCCGCCAATCTACTACAAGCGACAAATCTACCACTCCGACCACAGAGTGTACCCGGGAACCTTTGCCGTAGATTTCGTAGTTTCGAAAGAAGATGGTGAAGCCGCCGCCGCCCAAGAAGGGAAAGGTGATGATAACGATGCCGATGAACTACCAGAGCGAACCACAAACTTTTCGAACGAAGAATGGGATGCCATCGCCTCCACCGACACCAAACCAATGATAATAGCCCTCCATGGTCTAACAGGCGGCTCGCACGAAGTCTACCTCCGCGAGACGCTCGCCCCCCTCACCGCCGCGGGATGGACCGCGTGCGTCGTAAACGGCCGGGGGTGCGCTCTCAGCAAAATCTCCACCCCGCAACTCTTCAACAGCCGCGCGACGTGGGATATCCGGCAGACCATAAAGCACCTGCGTACTCTCTTCCCCAACCGCCCCCTCTACGGCGTAGGTTTCAGTCTCGGCGCCAACATATTGACCAACTACTGCGGCGAGGAAGGTTCGCGTTGCGTACTGCGCGCCGCGGTGGCGTGTTCGAATCCGTGGAATCTGGAGGTTTGTAATGTAGAATTACAACGCACGTGGCTGGGTCTGCACGTCTACAGCCGCACCATGGGACGCAATCTAATGGGCTTGTTTCATCGCCACCGAGCGCAAATCACGCAGATCTCTGACATCGATGTTGACGCGCTGTTGAAGAGTAAATACCTGCATGAATTCGATAGACATGTCCAGTGTCCCACGTGGGGGTACCCGACGGAGGGGGCGTATTACAGGGACTCGCAATCTGTAGACGCTGTGCTGTCTATTCGTATTCCTTTTTTGGGGATTAATGCAGAGGACGACCCGATTAGTAGTAAAGCTGGTCTGCCGACGGAGGAGGTGAAGCGGAATCCGTATACGCTGTTGTGTACGACGGATTGGGGGGGTCATCTGGGGTCGTTTATGTGGGGTGGGGGGCGGTGGTTTGCTTGTGCTACGGCGGCGGTTTTGAGGAAGGTGGATGAGGAGGTTGATTTTGAGAAGAGTGGGGAGATGCAAGGGGAGGAGGTGGATATGGGGGGGTTGGAGGGGAAGAAGTGGCCGGTTTTTGATCCGAATCATCGGCGGTTGATATTGCCTGATGCGTAG
- a CDS encoding amino-acid N-acetyltransferase subunit Mak10, translated as MADAPSSHSTAPAETPDDGGTSADRVDAAQESAAPVIQAPATSANLPLRQARNAVGGSQPKIHNVTDKFTRACNGKLTRNPIFGGAWRGKGRHHGPMIYGQEHFRTTTNEWIALEVGQLVKDEYFTLFESIGAIEIMDPKMDSGFLEPGETLEDEYDALAPLLPEELIGIMDQLLCYEMAWHTGYPLSQTLFTSLYIDKLLWPETRVLEQSQFYRGGIPDDRRPGPLLQVLRAYCLAVIKGCDYVIAKITGRDYFEEEDFCTHTYNRVLFVSVPMDVFLRELDAGVEVLEDTDLKIDDTLRKAILSRLELRKDFLRALDLDLPLDQISHSWPLIFQGIDALKTTHQLGKSVPGAFSPKMQRRLASTVPPRPVVELDFTDALSKLHHIASDCSEATRFVDLPQDPLEYLSFLWHFASRNPPPLAYARSYLSTLLFHPDVLHTSSSLPLADCKTLVLSASPVLDPVNWSFSPPRNPTLPKPPRLQFALLIDEFVERAGQAYMDLWVAVGQNRCRLRRMLTHVITGWDMLQADASLIDADIAAAASELGVSEQIMEFSLSTWVYHHKLTMIQKVVLLGFEQDIYLPDEYCGMYLFLSLVAGRRNALLQRVQSHYTAQHARVSKSPRELRELQASQDYLNSLLAETEATASLAKALATFYMLLLG; from the exons ATGGCGGATGCTCCTAGCAGCCACAGCACAGCCCCTGCCGAGACACCGGATGATGGCGGTACAAGTGCTGACCGTGTTG ATGCAGCGCAAGAGTCTGCTGCGCCCGTTATCCAGGCGCCTGCTACATCCGCTAATCTGCCCTTGAGACAAGCGAGAAATGCAGTCGGTGGCTCACAGCCAAAGATTCATAATGTCACGGATAAGTTCACAAGGGCGTGTAATGGCAAGTTGACCCGTAATCCGATATTTGGAGGGGCATGGCGGGGCAAGGGCCGTCACCATGGGCCCATGATATATGGACAAGAACATTTTCGAACAACAACTAATGAATGGATAGCTCTTGAAGTCGGTCAGCTTGTTAAAGATGAATACTTTACGCTGTTTGAATCTATTGGGGCAATCGAG ATCATGGATCCCAAAATGGACTCCGGATTCCTAGAACCAGGAGAGACGCTGGAAGATGAATACGATGCCCTAGCTCCACTTCTACCGGAAGAGCTAATCGGAATCATGGATCAGCTGCTCTGCTACGAAATGGCCTGGCACACAGGTTACCCGCTATCCCAAACACTCTTCACATCATTGTATATTGATAAGCTGCTCTGGCCCGAAACTAGAGTCCTGGAGCAATCGCAGTTTTACCGTGGAGGTATTCCAGACGACAGACGACCGGGGCCGTTGCTGCAGGTACTCAGGGCGTACTGTCTAGCGGTGATCAAGGGGTGCGATTATGTGATTGCGAAGATTACGGGGCGGGATTACTTTGAAGAGGAGGATTTTTGTACGCATACGTATAATCGGGTGTTGTTTGTTAGTGTGCCGATGGATGTGTTTCTGAGGGAGTTGGATGCTGGTGTTGAGGTATTAGAGGA CACCGACTTGAAGATTGATGACACACTCCGTAAAGCCATCCTCTCACGACTGGAGTTACGAAAAGACTTTCTCCGTGCTCTGGACTTGGACCTCCCGCTCGATCAAATATCCCACTCCTGGCCGCTCATATTCCAAGGCATCGATGCATTAAAAACTACACATCAACTCGGCAAATCCGTACCCGGAGCATTTAGCCCCAAAATGCAACGACGACTCGCATCCACCGTACCCCCCCGCCCAGTCGTCGAACTCGACTTCACAGACGCCCTGTCCAAACTCCACCACATCGCCAGCGACTGTTCTGAAGCAACGCGCTTCGTGGACCTCCCCCAAGACCCCCTCGAATACCTCTCTTTCCTCTGGCACTTTGCCTCGCGCAACCCCCCACCCCTAGCCTACGCCCGCTCCTACCTCTCCACCCTACTCTTCCACCCAGACGTCCTACACACGTCTTCGTCCCTCCCCCTCGCCGACTGCAAAACCCTCGTCCTCTCCGCCTCCCCCGTACTCGACCCTGTAAACTGGTCTTTTTCACCCCCTCGCAATCCTACTCTGCCCAAACCGCCTCGTCTCCAGTTCGCACTGCTCATCGACGAGTTTGTGGAACGTGCGGGACAGGCGTACATGGACCTTTGGGTTGCGGTGGGCCAGAATCGGTGTCGACTGAGGCGTATGCTTACGCATGTTATTACCGGCTGGGATATGTTACAAGCGGACGCCAGTCTCATCGACGCAGATATTGCAGCCGCAGCATCGGAACTAGGTGTCAGCGAGCAAATCATGGAGTTTAGCCTTTCGACATGGGTGTACCATCACAAACTCACCATGATACAGAAAGTCGTCCTCCTTGGTTTCGAACAAGACATCTATCTACCCGACGAATACTGTGGCATGTATCTTTTCCTGTCCCTCGTCGCCGGTCGTCGTAACGCGCTGCTTCAGCGTGTTCAAAGCCACTACACCGCCCAGCACGCCCGCGTCAGCAAGTCGCCCAGGGAGCTCCGCGAGTTGCAGGCCTCGCAAGATTATCTCAACAGTCTACTAGCGGAAACGGAAGCAACGGCGTCGTTGGCGAAAGCGCTGGCGACCTTCTACATGCTGCTTTT GGGGTAA
- a CDS encoding Glyco-hydro-6 multi-domain protein has translation MLSNVLFTAALAAGVAQALPQATGTPKPTGTSPSMTTAAASGNPFAGYNFYANPYYSSEVYTLAMPSLAASLKPAATAVANIGSFVWMDTMAKVPLMDTYLANIKAKNAAGAKLMGTFVVYDLPDRDCAALASNGELKISEGGAEKYKKQYIDKIAAIIQKYPDVKINLAIEPDSLANMVTNLGVAKCANAAPYYKDLTAYAISKLNFANVDMYLDGGHAGWLGWDANIGPAAKLYADVYKAAGKPRAVRGIVTNVSNYNAFRIATCPAITQGNKNCDEERYINAFAPLLQAEGFPAHFIVDTGRSGKQPTGQQAWGDWCNVSGAGFGARPSTNTGNANVDAFVWVKPGGESDGTSDQSAARYDSHCGVSSALKPAPEAGTWFQAYFEMLLKNASPALA, from the exons ATGCTTTCAAACGTCCTCTTCACTGCTGCGCTCGCTGCGGGCGTCGCTCAGGCCCTGCCTCAAGCGACTGGCACCCCCAAGCCTACAGGCACCTCCCCCAGTATGACGACAGCTGCGGCCTCCGGCAACCCATTTGCTGGCTACAACTTCTACGCCAACCCATACTACTCTTCTGAAGTCTACACCTTGGCCATGCCTTCGCTTGCAGCCTCGTTGAAGCCCGCGGCTACTGCTGTAGCCAACATCGGCTCCTTTGTATGGATGGACACCATGGCCAAGGTCCCCCTCATGGACACGTACCTCGCAAACATCAAGGCCAAGAACGCCGCGGGCGCAAAGCTCATGGGCACCTTTGTCGTCTACGACCTTCCCGACCGTGACTGCGCAGCGCTCGCATCCAACGGCGAGCTCAAGATCTCCGAGGGAGGAGCAGAAAAGTACAAGAAACAGTACATTGACAAGATTGCTGCCATCATCCAAAAGTACCCCGACGTCAAGATCAACCTAGCCATTGAGCCCGACTCCCTCGCCAACATGGTCACCAACCTGGGTGTGGCAAAGTGCGCAAATGCTGCCCCTTACTACAAGGACCTGACCGCCTACGCCATCTCCAAACTGAACTTTGCAAACGTTGACATGTACCTCGATGGCGGCCACGCCGGATGGCTCGGCTGGGACGCTAACATTGGCCCCGCTGCTAAGCTCTACGCTGATGTTTACAAGGCGGCTGGCAAGCCCCGCGCTGTTCGTGGTATCGTCACTAACGTGAGCAACTACAACGCCTTCCGCATCGCTACCTGCCCAGCCATCACCCAGGGAAACAAGAACTGCGACGAGGAGCGCTACATCAACGCTTTTGCTCCTTTGCTTCAGGCCGAGGGCTTCCCGGCTCACTTCATCGTCGACACTGGTCGCAGTGGTAAGCAGCCTACTGGCCAGCAGGCGTGGGGTGACTGGTGCAACGTCTCAGGCGCTGGCTTCGGCGCCCGTCCTAGCACCAACACTGGTAACGCCAACGTTGACGCCTTTGTCTGGGTTAAGCCAGGTGGTGAG TCCGACGGTACATCCGACCAATCCGCCGCCCGCTACGACTCGCACTGCGGCGTCTCCTCCGCCTTGAAGCCCGCGCCCGAGGCCGGAACTTGGTTCCAGGCATACTTTGAGATGCTTCTCAAGAACGCCAGCCCTGCTCTTGCATAA
- a CDS encoding Vps55 domain containing protein, translating into MAGIKTIIGLSFVLAIGFLLVILSAALFHNYLTLLVVATYVIAPLPNWLCGRAANRDDFMESTGNGVVDFGRFLTGFFVVMGIALPTLLWHSAEIAGGAAAMSIFGGLLIYATIISFTLFFQEQEDF; encoded by the exons ATGGCCGGCATCAAGACCATCATCGGCCTGTCCTTT GTCCTAGCGATAGGCTTCCTCCTCGTTATTCTGTCTGCCGCGCTTTTCCATAACTACCTGACGCTGCTTGTTGTCGCAACCTACGTAATCGCACCCCTGCCCAACTGGCTCTGCGGAAGAGCAGCGAACCGCGATGATTTCATGGAGAGCACGGGAAATGGGGTTGTTGACTTTGGGCGGTTCTTGACGGGCTTCTTTGTCGTCATGGGAATTG CTCTCCCCACCCTTCTATGGCACTCTGCGGAAATTGCAGGCGGCGCGGCGGCCATGTCCATCTTCGGTGGTCTGTTGATATACGCGACCATTATCAGTTTCACCCTCTTCTTCCAGGAGCAAGAAGACTTCTGA
- a CDS encoding cytochrome b-c1 complex subunit 2, mitochondrial precursor, with amino-acid sequence MLSRTTACRGAQRAARQQVVRPSQRRGLAAPASGSFQYQSGEAKGVKYASRDFTGPTTTLALVAKAGTRYQPLPGLTEGLANFAFRGTERRSTLRIVRESELLGASLNAHHSRENLVLEAKFLRDDLPYFVELLGEVASSTKYQPHVYAEEVLPMIHFAHKRFLASVTDMATQSAHSLAFHRGLGVPTASAAPTPYTKYLDAETIEYYSKIAYAKPNFAVVANGADHGEFSKWVSEFFDDVPSSALDESKTGADQSKYYGGEERIAHDSGNAMVIAFPGSSSFTGKFYKPEIAVLSSLLGGESAVKWSSGFTKLGQAAAPGAKVKTTSAIYSDAGLLYTTITGSAKAVAQTAKAAVEAIQKIAAGEISSEEVSKAKAAAKFKELEHGQDIRAGLELTGNGLIHNTQPYQIDEVAKKIDSVSEESLKKAAKELLENRASVSSVGDLFVLPYAEDLGLKA; translated from the exons ATGCTCTCCCGAACGACCGCCTGCCGGGGCGCGCAGCGTGCAGCCCGCCAGCAGGTCGTCCGCCCTAGTCAACGTCGCGGCCTCGCTGCCCCGGCCTCAGGCTCCTTCCAGTACCAATCCGGCGAGGCAAAGGGCGTCAAGTACGCCAGCAGAGACTTTACCGGTCCTACCACGACACTCGCATTGGTCGCCAAGGCCGGTACGAGATATCAGCCACTGCCTGGCCTGACCGAGGGCCTGGCCAACTTTGCTTTCCGG GGCACTGAGAGACGGTCAACATTGCGCATTGTCCGCGAATCTGAACTGCTGGGAGCTAGCCTCAACGCCCACCACTCGCGCGAGAACCTGGTGCTCGAGGCAAAGTTTCTCCGCGATGACCTCCCCTACTTTGTCGAGCTCCTCGGCGAGGTAGCCAGCTCTACCAAGTACCAGC CCCACGTATACGCCGAAGAGGTTCTGCCCATGATTCACTTTGCTCACAAGCGCTTCCTCGCCAGCGTGACCGACATGGCCACCCAATCCGCCCACAGCCTCGCTTTCCACCGCGGTCTGGGTGTCCCTACCGCTTCCGCCGCGCCTACCCCATACACCAAGTACCTTGACGCCGAGACGATTGAGTACTACTCCAAGATCGCCTATGCCAAGCCCAACTTTGCTGTTGTAGCCAACGGTGCCGACCACGGCGAGTTCTCCAAGTGGGTTAGCGAGTTCTTCGACGACGTTCCCAGCTCCGCTCTCGACGAGTCAAAGACTGGCGCCGACCAGAGCAAGTACTACGGTGGTGAGGAGCGTATTGCCCACGACAGCGGAAACGCCATGGTCATTGCCTTCCCCGGCTCCAGCTCGTTCACCGGAAAGTTCTACAAGCCCGAAATTGCCGTCCTCAGCTCCCTTCTCGGTGGTGAATCAGCCGTCAAGTGGTCGTCAGGCTTCACCAAGCTCGGTCAGGCTGCCGCTCCTGGTGCCAAGGTCAAGACCACCAGCGCCATCTACTCTGACGCCGGTCTTCTTTACACCACCATCACCGGTTCCGCCAAGGCCGTTGCCCAAACCGCCAAGGCCGCCGTTGAGGCCATCCAAAAGATTGCTGCTGGTGAGATTTCAAGTGAAGAGGTTTCCAAGGCAAAGGCCGCGGCCAAGTTCAAGGAGCTCGAGCACGGCCAGGACATTCGTGCTGGCCTCGAACTTACCGGCAATGGTTTGATCCACAACACTCAACCCTACCAAATTGACGAGGTTGCCAAGAAGATTGACAGTGTCTCAGAAGAGTCGCTCAAGAAG GCTGCCAAGGAACTACTGGAGAACAGGGCCTCAGTATCGTCTGTTGGTGACCTCTTCGTCCTACCTTATGCTGAAGATCTCGGCCTTAAGGCGTAA
- a CDS encoding ATP-synt-Eps domain containing protein: protein MFRNNYDNDSVTFSPQGRIFQVEYAQEAVKQGSVVVGIVSKTHAVLAAIKRNAEELSSYQKKIIPIDSHFGVALAGLASDARVLSNFMKQQSLASRLTYDRAIPLSEITSRIADRAQTNTQQYGRRPYGVGLLIAGVDAKGPHLFEFQPSGVTQEMIACGIGARSQMARTYLERHLDDFEGASREELIKHALRALKESLSQDKELTVDNTSVGIGGVGEDFALYEGQDITEWLDATFENREGDDDAEGGDVLHPQTANPSTPTKPHPIITMAFAWKAAGLTYNRYIAVASRVVRRSLKEDKRIAAERRGESELRFAKWSNGKQGEMKDLNAAALQAQADAAKSS, encoded by the exons ATGTTCCGCAACAACTACGACAACGACTCGGTCACCTTCTCGCCCCAGGGCCGTATCTTTCAGGTCGAATATGCACAAGAAGCCGTCAAGCAGGGTTCGGTCGTTGTAGGCATTGTCAGCAAAACACACGCAGTACTCGCCGCAATCAAG CGAAACGCCGAGGAGCTCTCATCATACCAGAAGAAGATCATCCCGATAGATTCGCACTTTGGCGTCGCCCTAGCTGGTCTCGCGTCCGATGCCCGCGTTCTCTCCAACTTCATGAAGCAGCAGTCGCTCGCCTCCCGCCTAACCTACGACCGCGCCATCCCCCTCTCCGAGATCACTTCCCGCATTGCAGACCGTGCGCAGACCAACACGCAGCAGTATGGACGAAGGCCGTACGGAGTCGGACTCTTGATTGCCGGTGTCGACGCAAAGGGTCCCCATCTATTCGAGTTCCAACCCAGCGGCGTCACACAGGAGATGATTGCGTGCGGTATTGGTGCTAGGAGTCAGATGGCGAGGACGTACCTGGAGAGGCATCTGGATGACTTTGAGGGCGCTAGCAGGGAGGAGCTGATCAAGCATGCATTGAGGGCGCTCAAGGAGTCACTGTCCCAGGACAAGGAATTGACTGTTGATAACACTAGTGTTGGTATTGGTGGCGTTGGAGAGGACTTTGCGCTCTACGAGGGACAGGACATTACAGAGTGGCTTGACGCTACTTTTGAGAACCGGGAAGGAGATGATGATGCAGAGGGTGGTGATG TACTGCACCCGCAAACCGCAAACCCGTCCACACCCACCAAACCACACCCAATCATCACAATGGCATTCGCGTGGAAAGCCGCCGGTCTCAC CTACAACCGCTACATTGCCGTCGCATCGCGCGTCGTGCGCCGCTCGCTCAAGGAAGACAAGCGCATCGCTGCCGAGCGAAGGGGCGAGAGCGAACTCAGGTTTGCCAAGTGGTCG AACGGCAAGCAGGGCGAGATGAAGGATCTCAACGCTGCTGCTCTCCAGGCACAGGCTGACGCGGCCAAGTCCTCGTAA
- a CDS encoding TT-ORF1 multi-domain protein has translation MGASKPAAKGKSPKGKSGPKSAGAKSKSKPKTTGSAPEGISKRKQKSMSLAKPGGAQKTKSILSKDGRKKRRVYSEKELDIPALNGIIPAGIAKPKGVKKGKKFVDDPASMMAIMSVVNAEKEGHLESKIAKARQLEEIRETKRKEAEARKSDKDLAFEERKKDLKKKRKRHSEPAAGKSDEGEKIKEKDRKFKQRKRVSFG, from the exons ATGGGCGCCTCGAAACCTGCTGCCAAGGGCAAGAGCCCAAAAGGCAAATCCGGTCCGAAATCCGCAGGCGCAAAATCAAAATCTAAACCCAAGACTACTGGTAGTGCGCCAGAGGGTATATCGAAGCGCAAGCAAAAGTCCATGTCGCTGGCTAAACCGGGTGGCGCGCAAAAGACGAAATCTATACTTTCAAAAGATGgcaggaagaagaggcggGTGTATAGCGAGAAGGAGCTAGATATTCCCGCGCTCAACGGTATTATTCCAGCCGGAATTGCGAAACCAAAGGGTGTGAAGAAGGGCAAGAAGTTTGTGGATGATCCGGCTAGCATG ATGGCCATCATGTCCGTCGTCAACGCCGAAAAGGAAGGACACCTCGAGTCCAAGATTGCCAAAGCTCGCCAGCTGGAAGAAATCCGTGAGACCAAGAGGAAGGAGGCGGAAGCGAGGAAATCAGACAAGGATCTGGCGTTTGAAGAGAGGAAAAAAGATCTCAAGAAGAAGCGGAAGAGGCATAGTGAGCCGGCGGCGGGCAAGAGCGATGAGGGTGAAAAGATCAAGGAGAAGGATAGGAAGTTTAAGCAGAGAAAGAGGGTTAGCTTTGGTTGA
- a CDS encoding DNA directed RNA polymerase III subunit Rpc82, producing the protein MSYNQRETPILAQLCTLLVEDTYGELAARVYSVLARHGRQSLASIARASYLSGRQIKCGLVILLQEHLIFHSGSDAPLTYYEIDWQNSYAIVRCGKTTKLVEARFGKKAANIISNLLALGHTRIADLKDAYFPPETDSDDDMDDGAVNGAGSKRKRTNDTHVNGHSKTNGVTNGVTNGLPSELHGTKPEPVDSVNGDVKTNGVHKPKVDNATHNAAPEPAQADNITSVEELYGLIRTLIETGWIRTVTETQYLSPGDMHDLLYQESIEQDNGGVQPSGTKDKDTVNRATLERKRRMRDEWLKVPGFAGGRQTNGSNKRVKMNGANGWAASSSDDDLVIRVNPDKIAVAMRTEQLVSVVEQRLGSVTARVYQTMLRMLESKIPRCWEEWPDPPLPGGEPADASIDHTLLVTARDVAVKLSRDPDVDIFDDIDPHAAVQLTRKGHVNRNTVWSQPTDPTTLHMDEKTKIIDKHIQMLSEDPYHFVTWHSRSGYSQWRIEFDELARQLIQAEIENTISARKGILGVKLVRTLKKKGKLDERALCNVMMMSPNDIRGIVNDLTVQGFVQTQEIPKVDRREAKLSLHLVWYDRQRAREKLLHDTYKGMVRILQRISFEREKVQLLLTKAERSDVVGNEEKWLSKGELDALKKWKEVQEKLSLQLFREDDLVATLRDFHGPLVSP; encoded by the exons ATGTCTTACAACCAGCGCGAGACTCCG ATTCTCGCCCAACTCTGCACCCTCTTGGTCGAGGATACCTATGGCGAACTTGCGGCT CGAGTTTACTCGGTCCTTGCGCGCCATGGTCGGCAGAGCCTCGCATCCATCGCTCGCGCTTCCTATCTGAGCGGGCGCCAGATCAAGTGCGGACTCGTCATCTTGCTCCAAGAGCACCTCATCTTTCACTCTGGCAGCGACGCGCCCTTGACTTACTACGAGATCGACTGGCAAAACTCGTATGCTATTGTTCGCTGCGGCAAGACGACTAAACTGGTAGAGGCTCGCTTTGGTAAAAAGGCTGCAAACATTATATCAAATTTGCTTGCTCTCGGTCACACGCGCATCGCCGATTTGAAAGACGCATACTTTCCACCGGAGACCGACAGCGATGACGACATGGACGACGGCGCAGTGAACGGCGCGGGTTCTAAGCGGAAGCGCACAAACGACACCCACGTCAACGGCCATTCCAAGACCAACGGCGTCACAAACGGAGTCACGAATGGACTACCGTCCGAACTACACGGCACTAAGCCCGAACCTGTAGATTCGGTCAACGGAGACGTCAAGACCAATGGCGTGCACAAGCCTAAGGTCGACAATGCAACTCACAACGCCGCCCCAGAACCCGCGCAGGCCGACAACATCACCTCGGTCGAGGAGTTGTATGGACTCATCCGAACCCTGATCGAGACTGGATGGATCAGAACCGTCACCGAGACACAATACCTATCCCCAGGCGATATGCACGATTTGCTCTACCAAGAATCCATAGAACAGGACAACGGGGGAGTACAACCTTCAGGCACAAAAGACAAAGATACAGTCAACAGGGCGACCCTAGAGCGCAAAAGAAGGATGCGTGACGAATGGCTCAAAGTCCCAGGATTTGCTGGAGGCCGACAAACAAACGGTTCAAACAAGCGGGTTAAGATGAACGGTGCGAATGGCTGGGCAGCCTCGTCTTCAGACGATGATCTCGTCATCCGCGTCAATCCAGACAAAATCGCCGTTGCTATGCGGACAGAACAGCTCGTAAGTGTGGTAGAGCAACGACTAGGGTCCGTTACCGCGCGTGTATACCAGACGATGCTGCGCATGCTCGAGTCCAAAATCCCGCGCTGCTGGGAAGAATGGCCAGATCCTCCACTACCGGGCGGAGAACCTGCAGACGCCAGCATCGACCACACCCTCCTCGTCACTGCGCGCGATGTAGCTGTCAAGCTCAGCCGTGATCCGGACGTAGACATCTTCGACGACATCGATCCTCATGCTGCCGTTCAACTCACCCGCAAAGGACATGTAAATAGGAATACCGTCTGGTCGCAGCCCACGGACCCCACGACCCTTCACATGGACGAAAAGACAAAGATTATAGACAAACACATTCAGATGTTGTCTGAAGATCCTTATCATTTCGTCACCTGGCACTCGCGCTCTGGGTACTCGCAATGGCGCATCGAATTCGACGAGCTTGCGAGACAGTTGATCCAGGCGGAGATTGAAAACACGATTTCAGCGAGAAAAGGCATCTTGGGAGTCAAGCTCGTTCGGACTTTGAAAAAAAAGGGAAAACTCGACGAGCGCGCATTATGCAACGTCATGATGATGTCTCCAAACGATATTCGCGGCATTGTTAATGACCTTACCGTGCAGGGATTTGTACAGACTCAGGAAATTCCCAAGGTCGACAGACGCGAGGCCAAACTTTCTCTTCACCTTGTTTGGTATGATCGTCAACGCGCCCGCGAGAAGCTCCTCCATGACACCTACAAGGGCATGGTGAGGATCCTCCAACGCATTTCGTTCGAGCGGGAAAAGGTCCAGCTCCTACTCACCAAAGCCGAGCGTTCTGATGTCGTCGGAAATGAGGAAAAGTGGCTAAGCAAGGGGGAATTGGACGCGCTGAAGAAGTGGAAGGAGGTTCAGGAGAAGTTGTCTCTACAGCTGTTCCGTGAGGATGATCTGGTGGCGACGCTCCGCGACTTCCACGGCCCCTTGGTGTCACCGTAG